The DNA region ACGCCAATGCCTTCTACACCAAAAAGTTTAAAAAGAAAAGCCGTACGCTTTCTGTAAACTTTAAAACCGCTTTCAACGAAAGCGACTCTAAAGGTTTCCTGAGATCAAACACCCAGTTTTATGATTCGGTTGGTACCTATGTGAGCAAAGACACCATCGATCAGTACAAGGTAAATAAAACCAAAAGCACCAATATCAATACCAACGTAACCTATACCGAACCATTGGCCAAGGATTTTACCCTTGCCGTTAGCTATGCCTTATCGGTAAACAACGCTACTGCCGACAGGCGCACGTTCAACAAAGATGCAGGCAGCGGGCCTTATAATATGCTCGATAACATTTACAGCAGCGATTATAAACTGAACCAGTTGTCAAACCAGGGGGGTATGGTATTTAATGTACAAAAACAGAAATATTCGTTCAACTTCGGTACAAAAGTGGCAGGAGTAAGGTTTAAGCAGGTTGATGAATTTGGACGGCTTGCCGATCTGGTGCGTAACTTTACGAACTGGTATCCGCAGGCCTCATTCCAATACAAATTCACGAAACAATCAAGCTTAAGGTTGAACTACAACGGGAATACCACACAACCCAATATAGACCAGATCCAACCGGTACGTGTTAATACCGACCCGCTGAACATACAGGTAGGTAACGCAGGGCTTAAGCCATCGTTCACCAACAGGTATAATATCAGTTACAACTCATACAAGGTGATCAGCAACCAGTATATCTGGATCAGCGGATCATACTCAACTACCAGTAATCCTATCGTGAGCAATGTAACGCGCGATACTACTACCGGTATCAGCACATATCAATCGTCAAATCTTAAAAACAAATCAACCAGCAATTTCTGGGTTAATGCTTACTTTGACAGAAAGATCCCCGGCCTGGACATTAACGCAGGGCTTGGACTTAATGGTAATGGCAATACATACTACAACCTGTCAAACGATGTGCTTAATGAAACTAAATCATATAGTTATTCGGGCAACATCAGGCTATCTAAATACAAGGAAAAAAAGTATGATGCCTGGATCTCGGCAGGGCCTACCTATACCATTAACTCTTCATCACTTAATACTGTACTGAATAACAACGGTCGCGGGTTTAATGCTAACGGAGGGTTCAATATTTACCTGCCCGGCAAATTCCAGATCGGTTCAGATGGCAACTATACTTATAACGCGCCTACAAAATCGTTCCCGCAAGATTTTAAAAGGTTTCTGCTGAATGCTAACATATCAAGAACATTCATGAAAGATGCTTTAAAAGCTACCGTATCAGGCAATGACCTGCTAAATCAAAATACCGGCTATAACCGCACAGGATCGGCCAATGTGCTTACCCAGGAGCGTTATACCACTATCAGGAGATATTTTATGTTTTCCCTTACCTGGGATTTTAACAAAGTTGGAGGCGGTGCGCCTAAAAAATAACCTATCATGAAAAAGATTTTAACCTTAACAACCATACTGCTATTAAGCGCGAACCTTTTGCTTGCGCAGGGCAATAAGCACTTTACTTTTCACGGTACCATTGAATATGACAAAACCTCAAATGTATGGGCAATGTTGCAAAAAGCCATTAATAAAGATAACGAAATGTGGTACCAGCCGAGGTATGAACAATATAAAAAAACTAAGCCCCAGTTTAAGGTATTAAAAAGCACCTTGAAATTTGGCAACAACCAAACGCTGTTTACACCTGTTGAACCGGAAACACCAACAGCCAATTTCTGGAGTGAGCCAATGATGACTGCTCAAAACAGCACCATATTTTCTGATTTTAATACCGGAATGAGCACCAGCCAAAAAAGTGTATTTGAAGAAACCTTTTTAGTGAAAGACACCACTCGTCATATCAAATGGAAACTTACCGGCGAAACCCGTGAAATTGCCGGCTATCCATGTCGCCGGGCTAACGGCCTGATTCTTGATTCGATTTATGTAGTAGCTTTTTATACTGAAGAGATCCCTGTTTCGGGTGGTCCTGAATCATTTAATGGCTTACCAGGGATGATATTAGGCGTAGCTCTCCCGCACGAAAACGTAACCTGGTTTGCCACTAAAGTTACCGAACAGCCTATCGATGAAAAATCATTAACAGCACCTAAGAAAGGCAAAGCTGCCACTAACAAAAGTTTCATGACTGTATTGCAAAATGCCATGAAAGATTGGGGTACGGAGGGAAAAGAGTATTTGAAGGGATTTTCATTGTAGAATTTCGAAAGACTTACGAAGTTTCAGAAACTTCGTAAGTCTGATCACAGTTCGTTTATACAATCTGGGTTAAAAATTTGCCACCAGAACTTGTTTCAACTTCAAATATTTCTTCATCTATTTCTTTATCAAAAAGCCTTTGCGTCTTAGCGCCTTCGCGTGCTTAAAACTATGCATTCGCCAGCGCCCTGTCCAAATGTACATAACCGCCATCAACATAAATTAGCTGACCGGTGGTATGGCTTGATACCGGCGACAATAAAAACGCCACGGTATTGGCAATTTCCTCGGCGGTGGTCATCCGGTTACCCAGCGGAATTTTTGATTCGATCTCCTTCAGCTTGGCTTCCGGGTCGGGCAGGGTTTTGATCCAGTTGGCGTAAAGCGGTGTCCAGCATTCGGCCACTACCAGCGCGTTTACACGGATACCGTATTTCAAAAGCTCAACCGCCCATTCGCGGGTAAGCGCGTTACGGCCACCGTTTGATGCCGCGTAACCTGAAGTATGCCCCTGACCGGTATCGGCAGTTTTTGAGGTAATGTTCAGGATAGCGCCTTTTGATTTTTTTAGCTCGGGCAGGGCATGATGCGCCATCAGGTAATAATGCACCACGTTCTTATGCAGAGAGGCCATGAACCCTTCATAATCACCGCTTTCCAGGCCAACCCCATCGTTAACACCGGCGTTGTTTACCAATCCGTCGATACGGCTAAATTTGGCTATAACTTCATTCACCGCGTTTTCGCATGCTTTAGGATCAGTAAGTTCGGCTACCACCTGGTATGCCCTGTGGCCTGCAACCTCGACAGCTTCAACCGTTTTCAGGTTATCAGCCTCTCCGCGACCTATTATAACCGGGATAGCCCCTTCAGCAGCTAACACCTTCACTATGCCCTCGCCTATGCCCTTGGCGCCTCCGGTAACTATAATTACCTTATCTGTAAGTTGTAAATTCATTTTTAGTATGATAGATATATTAATGACTGCCGGCCATTACCAGCTTCTTAACTTTGTGATTATTGATGGCAAATATTAAAATGCCCAGGAAACAAAAGCCCGGTACTATATAAGCCATCTGGATGTTATGTGTAGCGTCAGATACCCTACCCATGATCACCGGGAATATAGCCCCCCCCACAATCCCCATGATCACCAATGATGAACCGAGTTTGGTTTTAGCGCCCAAGCCACGGATACTTAACGAGAAAATAGTTGGGAACATGATCGACATGAAGAACCAGGTACACATTAACGCGTAAACAGCCACTTCGCCTTTTAGCGTTACCGCCATAGCTATCAGGAAAATGTTAATAATCGCATAAGTGATGAGCAGTTTAACCGGGTTAAAATAACGCATGAGTAATGTACCAATAAACCTGCCTGCCATGAAACCCGCAGAAGCTATAGTGAGGTAAAAAGAAGCTGGTTTTTCAGCAAATCCGGCTACTTTTTCTGAATAGCGGATAAAGAAACTGCTTATACCAGCCTGTGCCCCTACATATAAAAACTCTGCAAAGATACCGGCCCTTAAACTTTTCACGTGCAACAGCTCGCCTATCCTTACACCAAGCGAACGATTGTCGTTAACTGCCTCCTCACTGGTTTCTTCAACAATTGGCGGGAAGTGCGTACGATAAATTAAGAATGCAACTACAAGCACCACTGCGCCAATTACCACAAAAGGAATTTGTACAGACGATGCTTCATGATTAAGATATTCATTCAGCTGCTCGGGCGACATTTTGCTTGATTCCGCATCTGTTAATACTTTGCCCGATAAAATATATTTACCCCCAATAAGCGGAGCTAAGGTGGCAGCCAATCCGTTAAATGATTGTGAAAAGTTGATCCTTCTTTCAGCCCCAGCCGGGTCACCTAATACCGTTATATAGGGATTAGCGGCTGTTTCCAAAAAGGCCGCTCCCGAAAATACGATGAATAACGCTGCTAAAAAGAACGAATAGTTGCGCACCGCAGCAGCAGGGAAAAACAGGAATGCTCCTGTTGAAAAAAGTATCAAACCTAAGATGATCCCGCCCTTATAGCCATATTTTTTCATGAACTGCGCGGCCGGGATAGGTAATATGAAATAAGCTATATAAGATGCTGAATCGATAAGTGATGATTGCAGGTCATTAAGCTGGCAGGCTTTTTTTAAGTGCGGAATTAAGATTGGGTTAAGATTGAGCGCGAATCCCCAGATAAAAAACAGGGAAGTGATTAATGCGACTGCTACCAGGGCGTTGTTTTTTGACATTAGTGTTTATTGGTTGATTATATATTGATCTGTTATTTAAATGCTGCTGAAATACCATCCAGTGAAATCCCCAGTGTTTTTAATGCTATTTTGTTTAATGCGGCTTTATTACCGGTAAAATGGAATACGCTATGTTTATGTGTAAGCTTTTCGCCCGGTTTCAGGAAGGCGGCGGGTGATACGCTTTCTATCTCATAAAAAGGCCCCATTTGCTTACCATCGGCCAGTGGGCCATCGTTATAAGCATTTACCGCGTCGCCGCTGTAAGGCGCAGTATCTGTTTTCCATTCCTGGTTTAGGTAGGATGCTGTGCTATCCACATCAAACATAGTTATGGTTAAAACATCGTTCTCTGCATCATAGCTACCGGCCATATTTTTTGCCCGATGAGGAGGAATACCTAATTTCCCCCTGCTTTTGCCATCGGCCTTAAACAGCAGAATGCCGTTTTTATAAGTGATCCTGTCTTTCGGGATCTCGCCAAAATAATTGGTAGTAGCTATTTTACCGGTAGCACTTTCATTATATGGCACTACGATCACCACTTTTGGCGACGGGGTAAACATATCTAAATTCCAAAGGCATGGCGCACCGGTTATTTTATCCCAGGCCTTATCACCTGTATTTATGATAGTATTCAGCGTATTGAAGCCTACTGCCTTTACCGATGTGTCGGCATCAATACCAAGTACCTGCTGTATAGCTTTTGGCTCCATGATCTCCACATCCCGCTCCAGCTTTATTGATAATTCGGCACCGGCATAATTTTGCAGATGCGTGCTTTTGCTCATCGATACCTTTTTATCCGAAGCTGAAACGAGTTCCCAGCTTTCATTATCAACAGCAGCCGGCGTATGCCAATTGGCAAACTCCATTTTGGTGCCGGGCTTAAAGAAAAGCGAGAATTGCCCGCCTTCCGGCCCAAGCCACAGGCGATCTTCGCCGCCAAAGGCATTCATATGCGGGTCGGGCTGTTTCTGATCGAAAGTTTCGTATTTGATCCAACCGAAACTTTTACCGAAAGAGCCTTCTGCTGTTGATGTAAATACCTTGCCCTGATATTTTGGAGATACCATAACCATTCCTAAGCCACCGTCACTTAAAACTATCAGACTATCGTCCCTCTTCCGCAGAAACTCCTCGTCATATTCAAAACTTCCTTTTTTTACAGGTGGTTTATACATAGTGCATGCAGCCAAACCGGCAATCAGCAAAACTAATGATGACTTTTTTAAAAGCTGCATGATACTGCTTATTTATGTTTAGGGTTTAAACCGATAACATTTACCATAGTACCGATATGGTCAATACTGATTTCCACAACATCGCCGGCTTGCAAAGTAAAACTTGGCGGGGGCACCAGGCAGGTGCCCGTCATTAAAAAGCATCCGTTAGGAAAATCACATTCACTATATAAATAGCCGGTAAGTTCGGTAAAAGAGCGTTTGATCCGCGATACGGTAGTTTCATCTTCAAAAACCAGCTTTCCATCGCGTTTGATATTCATACTGATCATCGTTTCGCCGGGAATGGGCGATGAAGTAACATATAAGCATGGCCCAAGCGCGGCGCTTTTTTCATAAACTTTAGCCTGCGGAAGGTACAAAGCATTTTCGCCCTCGATACTCCGCGAGCTCATATCATTGCCAATGGTATATCCCTGGATATTACCATCGCTATTCACAAATAGTGTAAGCTCAGGCTCCGGCACGTCCCACTCCGAGTCTTTGCGGATGTAAACCTCGCCGTTATGCCCGGATACCCGATGAGCAAGGGCTTTGAAAAAAAGCTCCGGGCGCGGCGCATCATAAACCTTATCATATAAGCTCGCGCCTGTTTCTGATTCCTCCATGCGGGCATCACGGCTACGTAAATAAGTTACGCCGGCGGCCCATACTTCCTGGGTACCAATCGGCGGTAATATTTTGCCGTTTAGATATTCATTCTCCACCTCGGCGCTTAAAGCTGTAGTATCAGCAGTGATCGATTCCAGGTAAGCGGCTAAACCATCCCTGTTGATCAGTTTGTCCCATTCATCATCAATAATATATGATGAACCGTTATGTTGCAATAGGCTGCCCTTGGCAAGTTTGTATAGTTTCATTAGTTTACTTCCAGTTCGTCTTTTGAGGGAAATTTAGGGAAAGGGCCGTGTTCGCCGGTTTGATACCAAAACACGGTTGAAGCGATATCATCCTGCAAGGGCATGTAACGGCCATCATGCCGCCAGCCTAAGGCTTGTATGGTAACTTTTAAACTTTTTTCAAAGCGAATGGGGTCAACGATATGCCAGCGGTACATGCCGAAACGTTGCGCAATATTGTAATGCCCGTCACCACGGATCACCTGTGGCAAGCCGCTATAGGGGCTGCAAAATTCGGTGTATTCGGTACCCGGCTTCTCCTTTCCATCGGCATCTTTGTGGCGGGTATCAAAATCATATGATCCGCAGAAATAGTCCTCCGTACCGGTTCCGTTTATAGTAGGGAATTTGGTATCACCATCCATAAAAAATTTGATCTCTCCTTCGCCCCACCAGCCATTTTTATTTGAGCCATAAGCGATGTAAGTACCGACGTATTGTCCTTTGCCTTTAATGCTATCCACCAAAACAAAATCTTTTTTATACGGCAGTGGGTTTACCCTGCGAAACTGCGCATGAAAATACCCGGCATCTTCAGGTACATCGGTCAGGGTATAATCAACCTGGTAATAGAGCACCATATCCGCATCGTCGATGTTTTCCATAGTGATGCGGCATTTTTTTCGGAACGGCATTGGCCAGTAGCAATTAAATGCACTGCCAGGATTAACCGCCACTGCGAGGGAACTTACCGGTGCATATTTACCCCATCCCATACAAAAGAAATCGCCCACGGGCACCTCAACTGATGGGGTGGTTTCATCGTCCCAGTAAAAACGAATAATTGAATAGCGCCAGTTACCGGTAGGGGTCATCCAAATGTGCTGAATAGCGCCCGATCCATTAATTTCGGCAACGGTAAAAGTTGTATGTTTTTTGATGACAACGCTTGGGCTTACTTTCCAGGTCTGGCCTAAGTCGCGGGATGCGTTAGCGCCTGTACCTGTTGTGGCCATACCACCTTTACCTTTTTCGCCGGTAAAATTTTCCGGACTGATAGATCTTGTTTTGGCATCAGATGTACGATAAAGGTTGCTGAGCCCAACATCAAGACCATTAAATTTTTGCTGCGCATTAACAAACGAAGCAACAATAACACACAGGCAGATCGTTAAAAAATAATTTTTCACCATAAAACTTATCTTTAAAATCATTTAACGCAGTAATTGGTAATGCGCTCCAGGTTTATTTGTTTATGCTTCAGGCCTCGGTTAAAAAGCCATTCACAATCATATTGATAATTTTTTGCTATCCATACCGCTTTATAAGCATAACATGCGCATATTTTGGCATGGCTTACCTGCGGTTGATAAAGCTACTTTAAAAATTATTAAATACTGCCCTGTACCTGTAAAAAACAGGATAGATTAATTCTCCATTCTTCGGTAAATAAGCTAAATAAACCACATTTTTGCATATGCCGCTTAATCTGATACTTAACAATCTCGAAAAACACATCCACTTAACCCGCGAAGAACAGGAAATTTTTACGGCTTATTTACAGCCTAAAAAAATAAAACGCAAACAGTTTTTGCTAACTTATGGTGAAGTGTGCAAGTATTCGGCTTTTGTAACGGCCGGTTGTTTACGGGGCTACACGGTAGATAAAAATGGTATCGAACACGTGCTCAGCTTTGCTCCTGCCGATTGGTGGATTGCCGACATGTACAGCCTCATTTCGCAGAAACCAGGCATACAGAATATCGAAGCTTTAGAAGATACCGATGTGCTGTTGCTATCAAAAGCAAACCAGGAAAAATTATATATACAGATCCCTAAGTTTGAACACTTTTTCCGGGTCCTGACCGAAAACTCACTGGTAGCCAGTCAGCAACGCCTTATTGATAGCCTGAGCCTTACTGCCGAAGAACGTTACAATAACTTTTGTAAACGCTACCCCACCTTAATTGATCATCTGCCGCAAAAACAAATAGCATCTTATATCGGTGTAACCCCCGAATTTTTTAGCCGGATGAAAAGCGAAATGGTGAGGAAAAGATAGGTGAATGGTTGATTGGGTTGATTAGAGAGTGGTTTTATACGCAATAAACAACTACTCTCCACCCACCTAATCAACTACTCTCCAATTTTCTTAACCTACATCAAGTGCCGCCAACCAACGTCCCTTTAACTTTGTATTACAATTTAAAGGAAACACACCATGGCACAGACCATTTTACATAAAGCCAACACCCGCGGACATGCAGACCACGGATGGTTACACAGCTACCAATCATTTAGTTTTGCTGGTTATTACAATCCTCAACGGATGAACTTTGGCGCGTTGAGGGTGTTGAACGATGACACCGTTGATCCGGGTATGGGTTTCGGTAAACACCCGCATGATAACATGGAGATTATCTCCATTCCGCTGGAGGGTGATCTGGAGCATAAGGACA from Mucilaginibacter sp. SJ includes:
- the fucP gene encoding L-fucose:H+ symporter permease produces the protein MSKNNALVAVALITSLFFIWGFALNLNPILIPHLKKACQLNDLQSSLIDSASYIAYFILPIPAAQFMKKYGYKGGIILGLILFSTGAFLFFPAAAVRNYSFFLAALFIVFSGAAFLETAANPYITVLGDPAGAERRINFSQSFNGLAATLAPLIGGKYILSGKVLTDAESSKMSPEQLNEYLNHEASSVQIPFVVIGAVVLVVAFLIYRTHFPPIVEETSEEAVNDNRSLGVRIGELLHVKSLRAGIFAEFLYVGAQAGISSFFIRYSEKVAGFAEKPASFYLTIASAGFMAGRFIGTLLMRYFNPVKLLITYAIINIFLIAMAVTLKGEVAVYALMCTWFFMSIMFPTIFSLSIRGLGAKTKLGSSLVIMGIVGGAIFPVIMGRVSDATHNIQMAYIVPGFCFLGILIFAINNHKVKKLVMAGSH
- a CDS encoding DUF6786 family protein, with protein sequence MQLLKKSSLVLLIAGLAACTMYKPPVKKGSFEYDEEFLRKRDDSLIVLSDGGLGMVMVSPKYQGKVFTSTAEGSFGKSFGWIKYETFDQKQPDPHMNAFGGEDRLWLGPEGGQFSLFFKPGTKMEFANWHTPAAVDNESWELVSASDKKVSMSKSTHLQNYAGAELSIKLERDVEIMEPKAIQQVLGIDADTSVKAVGFNTLNTIINTGDKAWDKITGAPCLWNLDMFTPSPKVVIVVPYNESATGKIATTNYFGEIPKDRITYKNGILLFKADGKSRGKLGIPPHRAKNMAGSYDAENDVLTITMFDVDSTASYLNQEWKTDTAPYSGDAVNAYNDGPLADGKQMGPFYEIESVSPAAFLKPGEKLTHKHSVFHFTGNKAALNKIALKTLGISLDGISAAFK
- a CDS encoding SDR family oxidoreductase gives rise to the protein MNLQLTDKVIIVTGGAKGIGEGIVKVLAAEGAIPVIIGRGEADNLKTVEAVEVAGHRAYQVVAELTDPKACENAVNEVIAKFSRIDGLVNNAGVNDGVGLESGDYEGFMASLHKNVVHYYLMAHHALPELKKSKGAILNITSKTADTGQGHTSGYAASNGGRNALTREWAVELLKYGIRVNALVVAECWTPLYANWIKTLPDPEAKLKEIESKIPLGNRMTTAEEIANTVAFLLSPVSSHTTGQLIYVDGGYVHLDRALANA
- a CDS encoding outer membrane beta-barrel family protein; protein product: MKITIIGLLLFFVGTASLSAQTNYSIKGTIADTVSNSKLANASISVITAKDSILQKFTRVKDDGTFTINNLSKGKFIVLATYPGYADFVERFTLDSAHTTHNFGRINMLLKERLLQEVIVKGKAAAIKIKGDTTEFNPAAYNIQPNSKVEDLLKQLPGIEVDKDGKITAQGQTVKKVLVDGEEFFGDDPTLVTKNLRADMVDKVQLYDKKSDQAAFTGIDDGVKDKTINIKLKEDKKNGYFGKLDGGIGTDGYYQGQALFNRFKGKQKFSLYGTLGNTGKTGLGWEDNNKYGGGGGMEFGDDGGIYIFGGGGDDLDSFDGRYNGKGKPVARTGGAHYDTKWNSDKESLNTNYKIGSLTVDGTSNTQQQNNFPGNVSNTNSDQNNHNYMFRQKVDVNYQVKLDSMQNLKITADGTLRNSNTRSNFATQTRRLDGSLINSNDRENSADVDGKVFNANAFYTKKFKKKSRTLSVNFKTAFNESDSKGFLRSNTQFYDSVGTYVSKDTIDQYKVNKTKSTNINTNVTYTEPLAKDFTLAVSYALSVNNATADRRTFNKDAGSGPYNMLDNIYSSDYKLNQLSNQGGMVFNVQKQKYSFNFGTKVAGVRFKQVDEFGRLADLVRNFTNWYPQASFQYKFTKQSSLRLNYNGNTTQPNIDQIQPVRVNTDPLNIQVGNAGLKPSFTNRYNISYNSYKVISNQYIWISGSYSTTSNPIVSNVTRDTTTGISTYQSSNLKNKSTSNFWVNAYFDRKIPGLDINAGLGLNGNGNTYYNLSNDVLNETKSYSYSGNIRLSKYKEKKYDAWISAGPTYTINSSSLNTVLNNNGRGFNANGGFNIYLPGKFQIGSDGNYTYNAPTKSFPQDFKRFLLNANISRTFMKDALKATVSGNDLLNQNTGYNRTGSANVLTQERYTTIRRYFMFSLTWDFNKVGGGAPKK
- a CDS encoding glycoside hydrolase family 172 protein; its protein translation is MVKNYFLTICLCVIVASFVNAQQKFNGLDVGLSNLYRTSDAKTRSISPENFTGEKGKGGMATTGTGANASRDLGQTWKVSPSVVIKKHTTFTVAEINGSGAIQHIWMTPTGNWRYSIIRFYWDDETTPSVEVPVGDFFCMGWGKYAPVSSLAVAVNPGSAFNCYWPMPFRKKCRITMENIDDADMVLYYQVDYTLTDVPEDAGYFHAQFRRVNPLPYKKDFVLVDSIKGKGQYVGTYIAYGSNKNGWWGEGEIKFFMDGDTKFPTINGTGTEDYFCGSYDFDTRHKDADGKEKPGTEYTEFCSPYSGLPQVIRGDGHYNIAQRFGMYRWHIVDPIRFEKSLKVTIQALGWRHDGRYMPLQDDIASTVFWYQTGEHGPFPKFPSKDELEVN
- a CDS encoding fumarylacetoacetate hydrolase family protein, which gives rise to MKLYKLAKGSLLQHNGSSYIIDDEWDKLINRDGLAAYLESITADTTALSAEVENEYLNGKILPPIGTQEVWAAGVTYLRSRDARMEESETGASLYDKVYDAPRPELFFKALAHRVSGHNGEVYIRKDSEWDVPEPELTLFVNSDGNIQGYTIGNDMSSRSIEGENALYLPQAKVYEKSAALGPCLYVTSSPIPGETMISMNIKRDGKLVFEDETTVSRIKRSFTELTGYLYSECDFPNGCFLMTGTCLVPPPSFTLQAGDVVEISIDHIGTMVNVIGLNPKHK
- a CDS encoding Crp/Fnr family transcriptional regulator; this translates as MPLNLILNNLEKHIHLTREEQEIFTAYLQPKKIKRKQFLLTYGEVCKYSAFVTAGCLRGYTVDKNGIEHVLSFAPADWWIADMYSLISQKPGIQNIEALEDTDVLLLSKANQEKLYIQIPKFEHFFRVLTENSLVASQQRLIDSLSLTAEERYNNFCKRYPTLIDHLPQKQIASYIGVTPEFFSRMKSEMVRKR
- a CDS encoding GLPGLI family protein, producing the protein MKKILTLTTILLLSANLLLAQGNKHFTFHGTIEYDKTSNVWAMLQKAINKDNEMWYQPRYEQYKKTKPQFKVLKSTLKFGNNQTLFTPVEPETPTANFWSEPMMTAQNSTIFSDFNTGMSTSQKSVFEETFLVKDTTRHIKWKLTGETREIAGYPCRRANGLILDSIYVVAFYTEEIPVSGGPESFNGLPGMILGVALPHENVTWFATKVTEQPIDEKSLTAPKKGKAATNKSFMTVLQNAMKDWGTEGKEYLKGFSL